AGTAATGAACCGGCAAACAGTTTAGCGGCATTAAGCGGTTGCATAAGATCATGGCTCACCGCCGCTAAGAAACGGGTTTTAGATTGGTTGGCTTGTTCGGCCGCATGTGTGGCATGCACCAATTGTTGGTTAATAGATGATAATTGCTGAGTACGCTGAGCCACCCGCGCTTCAAGAATTTCATTGGCTTGTTTCAACATATCTTCGGCTTGGCGGAAGGTAGTAATGTCACTAAAAGTCATTACATAGCCGCCATTTGGCATGGGATTGCCTTGCACTTGAATCACTCGGCCATCACGGCGAATTCGTGAAGAAGTATGGCTATTACCCCGGCGCAAATGCTCCACTCGCCGCTCTACGTGTTCTTCAATATCACCGGGTCCACACAAGCCATTAATGGCATTGTGACGTATTAACTCTTCAATCGGTCGCCCAACCGCAATCATACCGTTGGGAAACTCAAATAACTCGGTATAACGGCGATTCCAAGACACCAGCTTAAGCTCTTTATCAACAATAGCGATGCCCTGATCGATATGTTCGATCGCGCCTTGTAAAAGGTGCTTATTGAACTGGAGAAGCTCCGAGGCTTCTTCAGCAATCGAGGCAAATTCTTCTAATTGTACTTGCTTGCCTTGCAAGGCCGAGCCAAGTACCAAACGCGCCGAAGAAGCCCCAAATACACCACCTAACATACGCTCGGTTTCGGCAATTAACTCAACCGGCGCTTGCTGATTTGGGCTAAGGTCGAGATCGCGTGAACTAGCGTATTTGCTAAAGGCTTCACTAATTCGCTGGCTACCTAAGAAACGAGAAGCCAGCATGTGTAGCTCTTCTACGCTTACTTTTGATTGATAAAGCGCCCCTGCGTCGTCGCTTTTACCGGTTTGACCAACAAAGTTACTGGCCTGCAACCACTCAGAAACCGCTGGGCTAGAAAGCTTAGACACCAACAAGTAAGCCAATAAGTTCCCCAATAAACTAAGCACAATGCCCCAGTTATCATTGGAGATAAGCGCTCTTCCCGCCAGTTGTGGCGCAGTAAGCCACTCGGCTATCCACTGGTTAAAAATCAGTGGACTAAGGCTGTCGGTCATATTCAGTAAATTGAGCAGCCATAGGCTCATGCCTACCAGTAAACCGGCATACACGCCGGTGCGATTACCTTCGCGCCAGTACAAGCCAAAAATCAGCGGAATAGCGAGTTGGGCAATGGCAGCAAAAGATAAGAAACCAATATCCGCTAGATTGGCTAATTCCCCTAGCATTAAGAAAGTGCCCCAAGCCAGCAGCAGAATCACTAAAATGGTGGTGCGGCGAACGTTAAGCAGTAGTTCACTAAACTGGGCAAAGTTGCGACGACTCAAACCGCCTTGCTTTAATAGCAAAGGCAACACTAAATCGTTACTCACCATAATGGCCAAGGCAATGGTAGACACCACTACCATGCCACTAGCCGCTGAGGTGCCGCCAAGAAACGCCACCATACCTAGCCAATCGTGACCGGCCGCCAACGGCAAACTAATCACATAGTTATCGGCCGGGGTATTGGCCGGCAGCAATACATCTCCAGCAAAGGCAATGGGTAAGACAAAAATGGCGAGCAACACCAAATAGGCAGGAAATAGCCAACGGGCGGTTTTAAGATCATTCACTTGGTTGTTTTCTACCACCGTTACGTGGAATTGCCGAGGCAAACAAATAACCGCCGACATTGCCAACAACGTGGCAATCACCAAGTCTGTTACATCGGCAATGCTAATCTCTTGCCATTTAAAGCTAAAGGACTCACTCACCGCTTGCTGGGCGCTTAGTGGTAAATCCCACAATATTGATACCGCGAGTAATCCCACACAAACAAAGGCCACCAGCTTAACCAATGACTCAAAGGCGATAGCAACAATTACCCCGCGGTGATGTTCGGTAGCATCAATATGGCGAGTGCCAAACAACATGGTGAATATCGCTAAAGCAATACTCACAAACAAAGCGATTTGAGAGCTACTGCCTTTACCCACCGCTTCGCGCATTGCCTCGCCACCAAACAGGTCTAAACCCATCACAATGGCGCGCAGCTGCAAGGCAATATAAGGCAGCACACCAATAATACAAATAAGAGAAATAACTACAGCAAGGGTTTGCGACTTGCCATAACGTGCAGCGATAAAGTCGGCAATGGTGGTGATATGCTCGCGTTTGGCAATTAACACCACCCTCGCCAGCAGCTTCCAACCAAATAGAAATAGCAGCACAGGGCCAAGATAAATGGGAATAAAAGATAAGAAGTTTTCGCTGGCCTGGCCTACCGTGCCGTAAAAGGTCCACGAGGTACAATAAACGGCGATAGAAAAGCTATAGAAGGCAGGCTGCCAACGCAGGCGCGCACTGGCATTTTGGTCGGTGAAATAGGCGATAACAAATAGCAGCCCTAGGTAGGCCAACGACAGCGGAATAACTAACCAACCTTCACTTACTATTTGCATTTACAATCAATTCCCTTGAAACAGTTCATAACCAGCGTGACCAAGTATTTACGCTAGCAAAAAAGATCGGTGATAACTGTGATTAATACAAAGGCTTATCAAACTATTGCAGAAAAACTGCAGCAATGAGCTTAACAAAAACCGTAGCAAGCAATCGCCAAAACCCGCCTCAATGCGCGTTTAGACTAAAGTCGTCTAGGTTGGCAAGGTAAAAAAGACCATGCTAAATGCCGATAGTTACCTGAGTTATGAAACAACTAGGTGAGGCAATGAGCACAGACTTTAACTTTCAACACCCGCCCTTTGATCAGCTTGAGCCTAAGCAGCGTGAACTGGTGTCTAGCAACCTCGATATTCACTATTTTCAAAGCCAACAAAAAATTGTGACTGCAGGCGCGCAGGCCGCTAGCTTGTTCATCATTATTAAAGGCCAAGTTGAAGAACGAGCCGACAACAACGACGAAGTTTTTGCTCACTATACTCTGGAAGATTGGTTTGATGTGCGTTCGCAATTTGGCGGCTATGCTAAGCACGACTACATCGCCTTAGAAGAAACCTTATGTTATGCCCTCCCTAGTCAGACATTTCGTCGTTTAGTGAGTGAAAACAGTGACTTTGGTGATTATTTCCAACGTGATTTGGCCACCCGCCATCAACTGGTTGAATCTCGTGAAGGTAATAAAAACTTAGCCGAATTTATCCTCACCACCATTGATGAACGCAACGTACAACCCGCGGTGGTGATAGAAGGTGAAACCTCATTACAGCAAGCCACGCTAATTATGCGTGAGCAAAAGTTAGAGTCACTATTGGTTAATCACGATGGCTGCTTTGGCATGCTTACCGGCACCGATTTATTGCATGCCGCGGTGTTAGTTCAACAATCATTAGATACTCCAGTTTGCCAGTTGGCGAACTTCAATTTAATTAGCGTGAACAAAGGTGATTTTTTGTTTAACGCCATGCTGTTGATGACCCGCAACAGCATCGAACGAGTGGTCGTTAAAGAGCAGCAAAAGATCATTGGCATACTTGAGATGGCTCACCTGCTTAGCTTGTTCTCAACCCACTCTCACGTGCTGGCTTTGCGGATTGCTCGCGCCTCTAGCATTGAGGAACTCAGCGAAGCGGCGCATACCCTCAATAAACTGGTAGAAAACCTCTGCAATAACGGTATTCGTACTTTGTTTATTATGAAGCTGCTGGCCACCATGAATGAGCAAATTATTAGCCGAGTATTTGAGTTAAGCATTCCTCAGCAGCACCACAATCACATTTGCTTAATGGTAATGGGCAGCGAAGGGCGCGGTGAGCAAATCGTAAAAACCGACCAAGATAACGGCTTAGTCATTGAAGATGGCTACGATTGGCCAGAGCGACAGCAGCAATTAAATCAATTTAGCGAATACCTGCTTGAGCTGGGTTACCCGCCTTGCCCCGGCAAGATTATGGTAAACAACCCGGAATGGGTGCAGCAACAAAGCCAATGGAGCGACACCATCGCCAAATGGATAGAAACCGGCCACGGCGATGCCATGATGAACTTAGCCATAGTATTAGACGCCCACGCGATTGCTGGCAACAAAAGCCTGCTACGAAGATTACGTAAAGATCTTATGGCGCAAATGGCAAATCGCAGCGTTACCTTGGCATTTTTCGCCCAGCCCGCGCTTAAGTTCCATACCCCGCTTACTTTGTTTGGCAACATAAAAACCAAGCAAGCGGGTTTAGATATTAAGAAAGGCGGTATTTTTCCTATTGTGCATGGGGTGAGAGCTCTGGCCTTAGAGCACTCCATTGGCCCCACTAATACCCTAGAACGCATCGAGCAGCTGGCGCTGTTAAAAGTGCTGGATGAAGATAGCGCTGCTAATCTTAAAGAAGCCTTATTGCTGTTTTTTAAACTACGTATTCAACAGCTGTTCCCCGCTGAAGATGAGCAGGACTACCACGTACTTAAGTTGGATAAGCTCAACCATAGCCAACGTGACTTATTGCGCCATGGTTTGCATGTAGTGAAGAAGTTTAAACAGCTGTTGGCGCTGCACTTTAATATTCGTGATTATTAGGTAGCTCGATGTTGCAACGTTTGCTTTATCAACGAAGATTTCGAGACAGTGAATTTGCCACACTGTTTGCCCCCTATCGCGGTAAGGAATATGTAGCGCTGGATCTCGAAACCACCAGCCTCGATACCAAGTTGGCCGACATCGTCTCCATGGGCGCGGTCATCATCAGCGAAAATCGCATTTTGGCTAGCCAATGTTTCGATATTAAAATTCGCGCCACCAGCAAGTTAGCTGGCGACTCAATTAAAGTGCACCGCTTGCGCCACAGTGATTTAGCCCAAGCCAGCAGCATAGAAGAAGCTTTACCAAAACTACTGCAGTTTATTGGGCCGCGCCCGATTGTTGGATATAACATTGGCTACGATCAACGGATCTTAAATCGCCACTGTAAAGAACGTTACGGCTTTAAGCTGGTAAATCCGCTAGTTGATGTTGGCCGTATGTTTGCCGATAAAGTCCATGTAGACCACGTAGGCATTAGTCCCAATCAAGATCTTGTGCATATTTGCCAAAGTTTAGGCATTCCCCTGTCGGGCCGTCACCAAGCCATTGATGATGCCATCACCGCCGCCATGATTTACCTGCGTTTACAATTTGGACCAAGACCAACCAGCGCCATCCCTCAAGCTATAAGTGCTTAATATTATTGATGAAGATAACGCTAATATGAATCGAGTTTCATCATTAATCTAGCCACTTAGCGCTTAATCACAGCCCCAGAGTTTGCCTCCCAAATCTTCTAGAACCAGCAAATGTTTAAGGCTACATTAGGCGCAGTTTTCTCCTAATTGGAAAGTCTAATGAAAAAGCTTAGCTTGTTAATGCTGCTCTCTAGCACTCTCTCTTACTCGGCCATTGCTGAGCCGGTAAACCAAGATACCTTGGCGCAAACCGGTGCCCTAAATACCAGTAAAACACCACTATTTGGCGCCGAGGTTTATAGCAATGATAAGGTGCTTTACGGTAAATTTGTGACTCGTATGAAGCTAGTGTCTAGCCCTGGGGTGGTATCTTCATTTTTCACCTATGACAATGAATCTTGGCAGGGTAAAGGCAAACCTTGGAGTGAGATTGATTTTGAGGCCATTGGTAAAACACCCAACCAATTGCAAACTAACTTAATCACCGGTCAACTCAATAGTCGCAAGCACAGCGAAAAGAAACACCAAGTACCTCAGTTAGAAGACTTCGTTGAATACACTATCACTTGGACACCCGATGAAATCATTTGGCAGGTAGATGGTAAAACTGTACGCCACGACACCGCCGACAATTCTAAACAAGTTGTAGCCATGCGCGACATTCCGCAAAGCTACCGCATGAATATTTGGATCTCTGAAGCCGTTGGCTGGGTCGGCCGCTTTAAAGCAGACAGCCTGCCTCTGCATCAAGTCGTCGATTGGATGGAGTTTTATGAATACCAAGAAAACGGCGAGTTCAGCCTAGCGTGGCGTGACGATTTTACTAGCTTCGATGAAAAACGCTGGGGTAAAGGTGATTGGGGCTTTGAGTCTAACCTGGTTACCTTCTCACCCAAGAACGCCAATATTGTTGATGGCAAGTTAGTGCTAAGCCTTAGCGAAGAAGGCATGAAACTTAACTACAGCGAATAAGCTCATGTGCAATCCCAGCTTCTTAAGTTGGGATTGCAGCTATTACCACAAAATACTCACGTTTGCGGCAAATTATAATTTGCCAAGCCCAAGCTAGTTATATTGCGTCTCACTGGTACGGTCGAAGATTTCGCCTTGGCTACCATCAAGGGTGATCTTAATTCGACCAGTATTGTAACGGGTAATCATTACTTTTGAGTTGGCCTTCAAAGCGACTTCATCGGCTTGGGTTATTTCCATCACATTACCCGTAGTTGACTCCACTAGGTACTGAAAGGCCTCTATCTCTTTATTGTTGTTGGCTTCGATTGCAGCGCCTACTAAGCCGATTACTGCCAAGGCCGCTCCCGCATCACGTGCATGCTCACTACGCCCTGCTCCAGCCATAATACCGCCAGCTGTTGCCACTGCTAATCCAGTATGTAGACCTTGTTTATCAATATCAGAAGGCTTTACTCTCACCTGAGTAACACTAAGAACCACTGCTCGCGTCACCTGAACTGCACTTTCATCGGAGTTATGTACCGTTGGATCATAGCGGTCAGCCATACTTGAACATGCGCTGGTAACAATAACCATGGCAATGACGAGAAGTTTTTTCATGGTGTTTCCCATTTGAAGTTGCTTAAAAACCCAAATGTACACGCACCTAAGCAAGATCTTAAACGAAGGCCTTTAAGTGAAACTAACAGATTAAGCCACCTCCACTTTCCGCCAAAATCATCAAGCCGAAAAAGCACTAACAAGAGAGAGTTGCTACAGTTCACAAATTAATCCAACACAGGCCGTGAGCCGCCTCTCAGTTTCAACTCGCAACATAAAAAATCACTTTGATTAATAAAGCATTTTACTATTCTTCACAAATAATTAACCAAAAGTCTAATTGTCGACAACCTGTGTCGGTGCGAGTCTAGATTCATATCTGAGACGTCAATGACGATATCCCGCCTCACATCGAGGAAGCAAGGAGAGGAAGATGAGTGAACAAAAGCTGTACCCCGTTAAAGCAAACATTGCAGACAACTGCTTGTTAAACGATCAGCAATATCTAGATATGTATCAAGAGTCTATCACCCAGCCTGATCAATTTTGGGGGAAGCACGGTAACGAGTTACTCGATTGGATCCAGCCTTTTAGCAAAGTAAAAAACACCTCCTACGATCCTGGCCACGTAAGCATTAAATGGTTTGAAGATGGCCTGCTTAACGTAAGCGCCAACTGTATCGACCGTCACCTTAAGGATCGTGGCGATGAAGTGGCGATTATTTGGGAAGGCGACAGCCCAGAAGAAGACAGCAAACTCACCTTTAATGAGCTCTACGAAAAAGTGTGTAAGTTTTCTAATGCCTTAAAAGAGCAAGGTGTTAAAAAAGGTGAAGTGGTATGTTTGTATATGCCAATGGTGCCAGAAGCTGCAGTCGCCATGTTAGCTTGTACCCGTATTGGCGCTGTTCACTCCATTGTATTTGGCGGCTTTTCTCCGGAAGCCTTATCCGGTCGAATCATTGATTCAAATTCTAAATACGTAATTACCGCCGACGAAGGAGTGCGCGGCGGACGCGGCGTACCATTAAAAGCCAACGTAGACCAAGCCTTAGAAAACCCAGATTGTGCCTTTGTTAAAAGCGTAGTGGTATTAAAACGCACTGGCGGCGAAGTAAATTGGAATGCCAACCGCGATGTTTGGTGGCACGAAGTTACCGAAAACCAGCCAGCCGAATGTTCGCCAGAGCCAATGAATGCGGAAGACCCGCTGTTCATCCTTTACACCTCTGGCTCAACTGGCAAACCTAAAGGGGTACTACATACCACCGGCGGCTACCTGCTTTACGCGACCATGACCTTTAAGTATGTGTTTGATTACCACCCAGGTGATATTTACTGGTGTACCGCCGACGTGGGTTGGATTACCGGCCACAGCTATTTGGTTTACGGACCGCTTGCCAATGGCGCAACCACGATCTTGTTTGAAGGTGTGCCCAACTACCCTACTTCTGCACGCATGAGCGAAGTATGTGATAAACACCAAGTGACCATTTTATACACCGCCCCTACTGCAATTCGGGCATTGATGGCCCAAGGCGATGCCGCCGTGCAAGGCACCAGCCGAAGCAGCCTGCGGATTATGGGCTCGGTAGGCGAACCGATTAACCCAGAAGCTTGGGAATGGTATTACCGCACTATTGGTGATGAACGCTGCCCGATTGTCGACACTTGGTGGCAAACCGAAACCGGCGGTATTTTAATAACCCCACTGCCCGGTGCAACCGCGCTTAAACCAGGCTCGGCCACTCGTCCCTTCTTTGGTGTACAACCGGCCTTAGTCGATAACGAAGGCAATGAGCTAGAAGGAGCCGCCGAAGGTAACCTAATTATAAAAGACAGTTGGCCGGGGCAAATGCGCACCGTATATGGTGACCACGAGCGCTTTGAGCAAACTTATTTCTCCACCTTCCCTGGCACCTATACCACTGGTGATGGTGCGCGCCGCG
This region of Agarivorans sp. Alg241-V36 genomic DNA includes:
- a CDS encoding hybrid sensor histidine kinase/response regulator, whose protein sequence is MQIVSEGWLVIPLSLAYLGLLFVIAYFTDQNASARLRWQPAFYSFSIAVYCTSWTFYGTVGQASENFLSFIPIYLGPVLLFLFGWKLLARVVLIAKREHITTIADFIAARYGKSQTLAVVISLICIIGVLPYIALQLRAIVMGLDLFGGEAMREAVGKGSSSQIALFVSIALAIFTMLFGTRHIDATEHHRGVIVAIAFESLVKLVAFVCVGLLAVSILWDLPLSAQQAVSESFSFKWQEISIADVTDLVIATLLAMSAVICLPRQFHVTVVENNQVNDLKTARWLFPAYLVLLAIFVLPIAFAGDVLLPANTPADNYVISLPLAAGHDWLGMVAFLGGTSAASGMVVVSTIALAIMVSNDLVLPLLLKQGGLSRRNFAQFSELLLNVRRTTILVILLLAWGTFLMLGELANLADIGFLSFAAIAQLAIPLIFGLYWREGNRTGVYAGLLVGMSLWLLNLLNMTDSLSPLIFNQWIAEWLTAPQLAGRALISNDNWGIVLSLLGNLLAYLLVSKLSSPAVSEWLQASNFVGQTGKSDDAGALYQSKVSVEELHMLASRFLGSQRISEAFSKYASSRDLDLSPNQQAPVELIAETERMLGGVFGASSARLVLGSALQGKQVQLEEFASIAEEASELLQFNKHLLQGAIEHIDQGIAIVDKELKLVSWNRRYTELFEFPNGMIAVGRPIEELIRHNAINGLCGPGDIEEHVERRVEHLRRGNSHTSSRIRRDGRVIQVQGNPMPNGGYVMTFSDITTFRQAEDMLKQANEILEARVAQRTQQLSSINQQLVHATHAAEQANQSKTRFLAAVSHDLMQPLNAAKLFAGSLLEADLAKDAKFLAASIDKSLYSAEEIISDLLDISRLESGRVVVSKEQFDIGHLLDHIHAEFIPLAQQQDVELKLHTSKLTVSSDSKLLRRILQNFLTNALRYNPKGKVLLGARRKGHSLRLEVWDNGPGIEESKQQQIFEEFQQLQKSGRAREEGLGLGLAIAQGFAELLEIPIGVESELGKGSVFYVTVPVVEAANIYKTKQLEGAPISTTQGAKVLCIDNEPDILAGMESLLSRWGYEVICCEDADTAAEVIEGGWVPELILSDYHLDYDKTGLEALQRLIHQGQLSCHGIVISADRQTDLIDRVRAQGFAYLSKPLRPLRLKKLCQQLLNSQKGANDWLKPSS
- a CDS encoding DUF294 nucleotidyltransferase-like domain-containing protein, producing the protein MSTDFNFQHPPFDQLEPKQRELVSSNLDIHYFQSQQKIVTAGAQAASLFIIIKGQVEERADNNDEVFAHYTLEDWFDVRSQFGGYAKHDYIALEETLCYALPSQTFRRLVSENSDFGDYFQRDLATRHQLVESREGNKNLAEFILTTIDERNVQPAVVIEGETSLQQATLIMREQKLESLLVNHDGCFGMLTGTDLLHAAVLVQQSLDTPVCQLANFNLISVNKGDFLFNAMLLMTRNSIERVVVKEQQKIIGILEMAHLLSLFSTHSHVLALRIARASSIEELSEAAHTLNKLVENLCNNGIRTLFIMKLLATMNEQIISRVFELSIPQQHHNHICLMVMGSEGRGEQIVKTDQDNGLVIEDGYDWPERQQQLNQFSEYLLELGYPPCPGKIMVNNPEWVQQQSQWSDTIAKWIETGHGDAMMNLAIVLDAHAIAGNKSLLRRLRKDLMAQMANRSVTLAFFAQPALKFHTPLTLFGNIKTKQAGLDIKKGGIFPIVHGVRALALEHSIGPTNTLERIEQLALLKVLDEDSAANLKEALLLFFKLRIQQLFPAEDEQDYHVLKLDKLNHSQRDLLRHGLHVVKKFKQLLALHFNIRDY
- a CDS encoding 3'-5' exonuclease is translated as MLQRLLYQRRFRDSEFATLFAPYRGKEYVALDLETTSLDTKLADIVSMGAVIISENRILASQCFDIKIRATSKLAGDSIKVHRLRHSDLAQASSIEEALPKLLQFIGPRPIVGYNIGYDQRILNRHCKERYGFKLVNPLVDVGRMFADKVHVDHVGISPNQDLVHICQSLGIPLSGRHQAIDDAITAAMIYLRLQFGPRPTSAIPQAISA
- a CDS encoding family 16 glycosylhydrolase; the protein is MKKLSLLMLLSSTLSYSAIAEPVNQDTLAQTGALNTSKTPLFGAEVYSNDKVLYGKFVTRMKLVSSPGVVSSFFTYDNESWQGKGKPWSEIDFEAIGKTPNQLQTNLITGQLNSRKHSEKKHQVPQLEDFVEYTITWTPDEIIWQVDGKTVRHDTADNSKQVVAMRDIPQSYRMNIWISEAVGWVGRFKADSLPLHQVVDWMEFYEYQENGEFSLAWRDDFTSFDEKRWGKGDWGFESNLVTFSPKNANIVDGKLVLSLSEEGMKLNYSE
- the acs gene encoding acetate--CoA ligase; this encodes MSEQKLYPVKANIADNCLLNDQQYLDMYQESITQPDQFWGKHGNELLDWIQPFSKVKNTSYDPGHVSIKWFEDGLLNVSANCIDRHLKDRGDEVAIIWEGDSPEEDSKLTFNELYEKVCKFSNALKEQGVKKGEVVCLYMPMVPEAAVAMLACTRIGAVHSIVFGGFSPEALSGRIIDSNSKYVITADEGVRGGRGVPLKANVDQALENPDCAFVKSVVVLKRTGGEVNWNANRDVWWHEVTENQPAECSPEPMNAEDPLFILYTSGSTGKPKGVLHTTGGYLLYATMTFKYVFDYHPGDIYWCTADVGWITGHSYLVYGPLANGATTILFEGVPNYPTSARMSEVCDKHQVTILYTAPTAIRALMAQGDAAVQGTSRSSLRIMGSVGEPINPEAWEWYYRTIGDERCPIVDTWWQTETGGILITPLPGATALKPGSATRPFFGVQPALVDNEGNELEGAAEGNLIIKDSWPGQMRTVYGDHERFEQTYFSTFPGTYTTGDGARRDEDGYFWITGRVDDVLNVSGHRMGTAEIESALVAHPKISEAAVVGVPHEIKGQGIYAYITLMAGEEASAELHKEVKAWVRKEIGPIATPDILHWAEALPKTRSGKIMRRILRKIATNETDSLGDTSTLADPSVVDKLIEEKSNAA